The following are encoded together in the Erwinia sp. E602 genome:
- the rnz gene encoding ribonuclease Z, with protein MELQFLGTGAGTPGRERNVTSIALNVQGARSATWLFDCGEATQHQILRTAISPAKIEKIFITHLHGDHVFGLPGLLTSRSMTGNTGPLTLYGPQGIKTFVETSLSLSGSWLTFPLSIVEITAGEVCNDEHFRVTAYPMTHPVECYGYRIDEHDKPGALDAERLKADGVPAGPWYYDLKQGRTVILDDGRAINGWDYVGQATRGRSLAIFGDTAPTPAAAELAAGVAVMVHEATLELAMQEKANGRGHSSTVQAAEVARASGAKRLIVTHLSSRYLRHDCERLLDECRAVFPATEMAHDFAVFTV; from the coding sequence CGCACTGAATGTACAGGGAGCCCGTAGCGCCACCTGGCTGTTCGACTGCGGTGAGGCGACCCAGCACCAGATCCTGCGCACGGCGATCAGCCCGGCGAAGATCGAGAAGATCTTTATCACCCACCTGCACGGCGATCATGTTTTTGGCCTGCCGGGGCTGCTGACCAGCCGTTCGATGACGGGTAACACCGGACCGCTGACGCTGTATGGTCCGCAGGGGATTAAGACCTTTGTTGAAACCAGCCTGAGCCTGAGCGGATCGTGGCTGACCTTCCCGCTTTCGATCGTCGAAATCACCGCCGGAGAGGTGTGCAACGACGAACATTTCCGCGTCACCGCCTACCCAATGACCCATCCTGTAGAGTGCTATGGCTACCGCATTGACGAGCACGATAAGCCCGGCGCACTGGACGCGGAACGCCTGAAGGCGGACGGCGTGCCCGCCGGCCCGTGGTACTACGATCTGAAGCAGGGGCGCACGGTGATCCTCGACGACGGGCGGGCAATTAACGGCTGGGACTACGTGGGGCAGGCGACCAGAGGCCGTAGCCTGGCGATCTTTGGTGACACCGCACCGACGCCAGCGGCAGCGGAACTGGCCGCCGGGGTGGCTGTGATGGTGCACGAAGCCACGCTGGAGCTGGCGATGCAGGAGAAAGCTAACGGGCGCGGGCACTCGTCAACGGTGCAGGCGGCTGAGGTGGCGCGCGCGAGCGGCGCTAAACGGCTGATCGTTACCCACCTCAGCTCCCGCTATCTGCGCCACGACTGTGAGCGGCTGCTCGACGAGTGCCGGGCGGTGTTTCCGGCCACCGAGATGGCGCATGACTTTGCCGTGTTTACCGTGTAA
- a CDS encoding 23S rRNA (adenine(2030)-N(6))-methyltransferase RlmJ, producing the protein MLSYRHSFHAGNHADVLKHTVQSLIISALNEKDKPYLYLDTHAGAGRYLLSGEHAERTGEYLEGIARIWQQDDLPEEMKPYISAVKNYNPGGKLRYYPGSPLIARHLLREDDKLQLTELHPSDFPLLRNEFQKDDRARTDRADGYQQLKSKLPPPSRRGLILIDPPYEMKSDYQAVVQGIHEGYKRFGTGVFALWYPVVMRQQIKRMFKDLEATGIRRILQIELGVLPDSDRRGMTASGMVVINPPWKLEQQMNNVLPWLVKTLVPGGTGFGKVSWIVPE; encoded by the coding sequence ATGCTCAGTTATCGCCACAGTTTCCATGCCGGCAACCATGCCGACGTTCTTAAACACACCGTACAGAGCCTGATTATCAGCGCGCTGAATGAGAAGGATAAACCCTATCTCTATCTCGACACCCACGCCGGTGCCGGGCGCTATCTGCTCAGCGGTGAGCATGCGGAACGCACCGGCGAGTACCTGGAAGGGATCGCGCGCATCTGGCAGCAGGACGACCTGCCGGAAGAGATGAAGCCGTACATCAGCGCGGTGAAGAACTATAACCCGGGCGGCAAGCTGCGCTACTATCCGGGCTCGCCGCTGATCGCCCGTCACCTGCTGCGCGAAGATGACAAACTGCAGCTGACCGAGCTGCACCCGAGCGACTTCCCGCTGCTGCGTAACGAGTTTCAGAAGGACGATCGCGCCCGCACCGACCGCGCTGACGGCTACCAGCAGCTGAAATCCAAGCTGCCGCCACCGTCACGCCGTGGCCTGATCCTCATCGACCCGCCGTACGAAATGAAGAGCGATTACCAGGCGGTGGTGCAGGGCATTCATGAAGGCTACAAGCGTTTTGGTACCGGCGTATTTGCGCTGTGGTATCCGGTGGTGATGCGCCAGCAGATCAAGCGCATGTTTAAAGACCTGGAAGCTACCGGCATTCGCCGCATCCTGCAGATTGAACTGGGCGTGCTGCCGGACAGCGACCGTCGCGGCATGACCGCCTCCGGCATGGTGGTCATCAACCCGCCGTGGAAGCTGGAACAGCAGATGAACAACGTGCTGCCATGGCTGGTGAAAACCCTGGTGCCGGGCGGCACCGGGTTTGGCAAGGTCAGCTGGATCGTGCCGGAGTAA
- a CDS encoding CPBP family intramembrane glutamic endopeptidase codes for MWYVLALSLFFLPFHLSSALVLLAVALVVAVFSHVLLPPAMVALLVLGGVALWCGGHRQRTQFALPGEILLVVGSVALMLHMIPGFNNALVVSGVQAGPQSAPFSFYYNLDKALIPFLLLACLPTLLKRPSCPPANALWWLVLLLAMPLLLLAATLAGGLRVEPHWPEWLGAFMLANLFFVSLAEEALFRGYIQQRLSQLLGNKQALLIAAALFGLAHFAGGLLLVFFAFLTGIIYGLAWLWSGRLWVSTLVHFAFNLLHLLFFTYPVWQRAG; via the coding sequence ATGTGGTATGTGCTGGCTCTCTCTTTATTCTTTCTGCCGTTCCACCTCAGCAGCGCGCTGGTGCTGCTGGCGGTGGCACTGGTGGTCGCGGTTTTCAGCCACGTGCTGCTCCCCCCGGCGATGGTGGCGCTGCTGGTACTGGGCGGCGTGGCGCTGTGGTGTGGCGGTCACCGCCAGCGAACCCAGTTTGCGCTGCCCGGTGAGATCCTGCTGGTGGTGGGCAGCGTGGCGCTGATGCTGCATATGATCCCCGGCTTTAATAACGCTCTGGTGGTCTCCGGGGTACAGGCCGGGCCGCAGAGTGCGCCCTTCTCGTTTTACTATAATCTCGACAAAGCCCTGATCCCGTTTCTGCTGCTGGCGTGCCTGCCAACCCTGCTGAAGCGGCCGTCGTGCCCCCCCGCGAATGCGCTGTGGTGGCTGGTACTGCTGTTAGCGATGCCGCTGCTGCTGCTGGCCGCCACCCTGGCAGGCGGGCTGCGGGTCGAACCCCACTGGCCTGAGTGGCTGGGTGCCTTTATGCTGGCTAATCTGTTCTTCGTCTCGCTGGCCGAAGAGGCGCTGTTTCGCGGCTATATCCAGCAGCGGCTCAGCCAGCTGCTGGGGAATAAACAGGCGCTGCTGATTGCCGCCGCCCTGTTTGGCCTTGCGCACTTTGCAGGCGGGCTGCTGCTGGTGTTCTTTGCCTTCCTTACCGGCATTATCTATGGCCTGGCGTGGCTGTGGAGCGGGCGGCTGTGGGTCAGCACGCTGGTGCACTTCGCCTTTAATCTGCTGCACCTGCTGTTCTTCACTTACCCGGTCTGGCAACGGGCGGGCTGA
- the prlC gene encoding oligopeptidase A: MTNPLLSAFTLPPFSAIQPEHVVPAVSQALDECRAAVEKVVAQGAPYSWDNLVQPLAEVDDRLSRLFSPVSHLNSVKNSPELRQAYEQTLPLLSEYSTWVGQHEGLYQAYRSLKEGAAYAGLDLAQQKAVDNALRDFELSGIGLSKEKQQRYGEIAARLSELGSTYSNNVLDATMGWSKLITDESELAGLPESALAAARAQAEAKEQDGWLLTLDIPSYLPVMTYADNAALREELYRAYSTRASDQGPNAGKWDNSEVMAEELALRHELAQLLGFKSFADKSLATKMAENPEQVIDFLTGLATRARPQGEQELAQLRAFAKQQHGVDDLNPWDLTYYGEKQKQHLYTISDEQLRPYFPEARALSGLFEVVKRIYGITASERKDVDVYHPDVRFFDLFDESGELRGSFYLDLYAREHKRGGAWMDDCVSQMRKADGSLQKPVAYLTCNFNRPLNGKPALFTHNEVTTLFHEFGHGLHHMLTRIETPGVSGISGVPWDAVELPSQFMENWCWEPEALAFISGHYETGEPLPQELLDKMLAAKNYQAALFILRQLEFGLFDFRIHTEFDPAKGARILETLREVKKQVAVVPGPEWGRFPHAFSHVFAGGYAAGYYSYLWADVLAADAYSRFEEEGIFNRETGQSFLDNILTRGGSEEPMELFKRFRGREPQLDAMLEHYGIKG, from the coding sequence ATGACCAATCCGTTACTCTCCGCCTTTACGCTGCCGCCTTTCTCCGCCATCCAACCCGAACACGTGGTTCCTGCCGTCAGCCAGGCGCTGGACGAGTGCCGCGCGGCGGTGGAAAAAGTCGTGGCGCAGGGCGCGCCCTACAGCTGGGATAACCTGGTGCAGCCGCTGGCAGAAGTAGACGATCGTTTAAGCCGTCTTTTCTCACCGGTCAGCCATCTGAACTCGGTTAAAAACAGCCCGGAGCTGCGTCAGGCCTATGAGCAGACGCTGCCGCTGCTGTCCGAGTACAGCACCTGGGTCGGCCAGCATGAGGGGCTCTACCAGGCTTACCGTTCGCTGAAAGAGGGGGCCGCTTATGCCGGGCTGGACCTCGCACAGCAGAAAGCGGTGGATAACGCCCTGCGTGATTTCGAGTTGTCCGGTATCGGCCTGTCGAAAGAGAAGCAGCAGCGCTACGGCGAAATCGCCGCACGCCTGTCTGAGCTGGGGTCGACCTACAGCAACAACGTGCTGGATGCGACCATGGGCTGGAGCAAGCTGATTACCGACGAGAGCGAGCTGGCCGGCCTGCCGGAAAGCGCGCTGGCTGCGGCCAGAGCCCAGGCGGAAGCCAAAGAGCAGGACGGCTGGCTGTTAACGCTGGATATCCCAAGCTATCTGCCGGTAATGACCTATGCCGACAACGCCGCGCTGCGCGAAGAGCTGTACCGTGCTTACTCCACCCGCGCTTCAGACCAGGGCCCGAACGCCGGTAAGTGGGACAACAGCGAAGTGATGGCGGAAGAGCTGGCGCTGCGCCATGAGCTGGCCCAGCTGCTGGGCTTTAAGTCGTTCGCCGATAAATCGCTGGCCACCAAAATGGCTGAAAACCCGGAGCAGGTGATCGACTTCCTTACCGGTCTGGCGACCCGTGCCCGCCCGCAGGGCGAGCAGGAGCTGGCGCAGCTGCGCGCCTTCGCGAAACAACAGCACGGCGTTGACGATCTGAATCCGTGGGATCTGACCTACTACGGTGAAAAACAGAAGCAGCACCTGTACACCATCAGCGACGAACAGCTGCGCCCTTACTTCCCGGAAGCGCGCGCGCTGAGCGGCCTGTTTGAAGTGGTGAAACGCATCTACGGCATCACCGCCAGCGAGCGTAAAGACGTTGATGTGTATCATCCGGACGTGCGCTTCTTCGACCTGTTTGACGAGAGCGGCGAGCTGCGCGGCAGCTTCTACCTCGACCTCTACGCCCGCGAGCACAAGCGCGGCGGCGCGTGGATGGACGACTGCGTCAGCCAGATGCGCAAAGCCGACGGCAGCCTGCAGAAGCCGGTTGCCTACCTGACCTGTAACTTTAACCGCCCGCTGAACGGTAAGCCGGCGCTGTTCACCCATAACGAAGTCACCACCCTGTTCCACGAGTTCGGCCACGGCCTGCACCATATGCTGACCCGCATTGAAACCCCGGGCGTTTCCGGCATCAGCGGCGTGCCGTGGGATGCGGTGGAACTGCCGAGCCAGTTTATGGAAAACTGGTGCTGGGAGCCGGAAGCGCTGGCGTTTATCTCCGGCCACTATGAGACCGGCGAGCCGTTGCCGCAGGAGCTGCTGGATAAGATGCTGGCGGCGAAGAACTACCAGGCGGCGCTGTTTATCCTGCGTCAGCTGGAGTTCGGCCTGTTCGACTTCCGCATCCACACCGAGTTTGACCCGGCGAAAGGGGCACGTATCCTGGAAACGCTGCGCGAAGTGAAAAAGCAGGTGGCGGTGGTACCGGGGCCGGAGTGGGGCCGTTTCCCGCACGCCTTCAGCCACGTGTTTGCCGGCGGCTATGCGGCGGGTTACTACAGCTACCTGTGGGCGGACGTGCTGGCGGCCGACGCTTACTCACGTTTCGAGGAGGAGGGCATCTTCAACCGCGAAACCGGCCAGTCGTTCCTCGACAACATCCTGACCCGCGGTGGTTCAGAAGAGCCGATGGAGCTGTTCAAACGCTTCCGTGGCCGCGAGCCGCAGCTGGACGCGATGCTGGAACATTACGGCATCAAGGGCTAG
- the rsmJ gene encoding 16S rRNA (guanine(1516)-N(2))-methyltransferase RsmJ, which translates to MNIYLSDETGAGDGALSVLAERWQLVHDDNSLMALVLTAEHLELRKRDEPKLGGIFVDFVDGAMAHRRKFGGGRGEAVAKAVGIKSGYLPDVVDATAGLGRDAFVLAAIGCRVRMLERNPVVAALLDDGLRRGYADPEIGPWLRERLTLLHASSLQALTDITPPPDAVYLDPMYPHKQKSALVKKEMRVFQSLVGPDEDADGLLEPARRLAKKRVVVKRPDYAPPLAGVATPNAVTTKSHRFDIYAPLGGD; encoded by the coding sequence GTGAACATCTATTTATCAGATGAAACGGGCGCCGGAGACGGCGCCTTATCTGTTCTGGCGGAACGCTGGCAGCTGGTGCATGACGACAACAGCCTGATGGCGCTGGTGCTGACCGCAGAGCATCTTGAACTGCGCAAGCGCGATGAACCAAAGCTGGGCGGCATCTTCGTCGATTTCGTCGACGGCGCAATGGCGCACCGGCGTAAGTTTGGCGGCGGGCGCGGCGAGGCGGTGGCGAAAGCCGTCGGCATCAAAAGCGGTTATCTGCCGGACGTGGTCGATGCGACCGCCGGGCTGGGGCGCGACGCCTTCGTGCTGGCGGCGATCGGCTGCCGGGTGCGCATGCTGGAGCGTAATCCGGTGGTCGCCGCGCTGCTCGACGACGGTTTACGCCGCGGCTACGCCGATCCGGAGATCGGCCCGTGGCTGCGCGAACGGCTGACGCTGCTGCACGCCTCCAGCCTGCAGGCGCTGACCGATATCACGCCGCCGCCGGACGCGGTGTATCTCGATCCGATGTATCCGCATAAGCAGAAAAGCGCGCTGGTTAAGAAGGAGATGCGGGTGTTTCAGTCGCTGGTCGGGCCGGATGAGGATGCCGACGGGCTGCTGGAGCCGGCGCGTCGGCTGGCGAAAAAGCGGGTGGTGGTGAAGCGGCCGGACTACGCGCCGCCGCTGGCCGGGGTGGCAACGCCAAACGCGGTGACCACCAAGAGCCACCGTTTTGATATCTATGCGCCGCTCGGCGGCGATTAA
- the uspA gene encoding universal stress protein UspA: MSYKHILIAVDLSPESKLLVDKAVSMARPYNAKVSLIHVDVNYSDLYTGLIDVNLGDMQKRISQETHTALTELSTSAGYPVSETLSGSGDLGQVLVDAIKKYDVDLVVCGHHQDFWSKLMSSARQLINTVHIDMLIVPLRDEEED; this comes from the coding sequence ATGTCATATAAACACATTCTGATCGCGGTCGATCTGTCGCCGGAAAGCAAACTGCTGGTTGATAAAGCAGTCTCCATGGCGCGCCCTTATAACGCAAAAGTTTCGCTGATCCACGTCGACGTCAACTATTCCGACCTCTATACCGGCCTGATTGACGTTAACCTCGGCGATATGCAGAAGCGTATTTCGCAGGAAACCCACACCGCGCTGACCGAGCTCTCCACCAGCGCCGGCTACCCGGTGAGTGAAACCCTCAGCGGCAGCGGCGATCTTGGCCAGGTGCTGGTCGATGCGATTAAAAAGTATGATGTCGATCTGGTGGTCTGCGGGCACCATCAGGATTTCTGGAGCAAGCTGATGTCGTCGGCGCGCCAGCTGATCAACACCGTGCACATCGATATGCTGATCGTGCCGCTGCGCGACGAAGAAGAAGATTAA
- the uspB gene encoding universal stress protein UspB — protein sequence MISTVALFWALCIICVVNMARYYSSLRALLVVLRGCDPLLYQYVDGGGFFTAHGQPSKQVRLVRYIWAQRYLDHHDDEFIRRCQRVRGQFVLTSSLCAIVAISLVGLAIWH from the coding sequence ATGATCAGCACCGTTGCGTTATTCTGGGCTCTTTGCATTATCTGCGTGGTGAACATGGCTCGTTACTACTCGTCGCTGCGGGCGCTGCTGGTGGTGCTGCGCGGCTGCGATCCGTTGCTCTATCAGTACGTTGACGGCGGCGGCTTCTTTACCGCCCACGGGCAACCCAGCAAGCAGGTGCGGCTGGTGCGCTATATCTGGGCGCAGCGCTACCTTGACCATCACGACGACGAGTTTATCCGCCGCTGCCAGCGGGTGCGCGGCCAGTTCGTGCTGACCAGTTCGCTGTGCGCCATCGTGGCGATCAGCCTGGTCGGGCTGGCCATCTGGCATTAG